A genomic window from Thiomonas arsenitoxydans includes:
- a CDS encoding ATP synthase subunit I, giving the protein MNPTVPSIDPWKDEQDVPSAAPMTRAEVQSLLLRKPQVSVWRVVALQAVVGLAVALVSGFFAAGKLSVVWSALYGAAIIAVPSALFALSIQLWLSKLKPGVAVYGFALGELLKIGLTIVLLFFAPRIVQPLSWAAMLIAVVVTLQVYWVALILRGKKSSCAA; this is encoded by the coding sequence TTGAACCCAACTGTGCCATCCATCGACCCCTGGAAAGACGAGCAAGACGTGCCGTCGGCTGCGCCCATGACGCGCGCCGAAGTGCAGAGCTTGCTTCTGCGCAAGCCGCAGGTGTCCGTTTGGCGCGTGGTGGCGCTGCAGGCCGTGGTCGGCCTGGCCGTGGCCTTGGTGAGCGGGTTTTTTGCGGCGGGCAAGCTCTCGGTCGTGTGGTCTGCCCTGTATGGCGCGGCCATCATCGCCGTGCCCTCTGCGCTGTTTGCCCTATCCATTCAGCTCTGGCTGTCCAAATTGAAGCCCGGCGTGGCGGTTTACGGTTTTGCGCTGGGTGAGTTGTTGAAAATCGGTTTGACCATCGTGCTTCTGTTTTTTGCGCCGCGCATCGTGCAGCCCCTCAGTTGGGCCGCGATGCTGATCGCCGTCGTCGTGACCTTGCAGGTGTACTGGGTCGCCCTGATTCTGCGCGGCAAGAAATCGAGTTGCGCAGCCTGA
- a CDS encoding CopD family protein: MTALLVFLHLVAAVIWMGGMAFILFAMRPAAFALLQPPVRPQFMLATLQRFFPLVWLSIAVILISGLIIMLQVGFAQAPVGWHAMLGIGLVMMAVFAHIYYAPFRRAGQAASRQDWPALGRALEQIHPLVVLNFTLGWIAIAVVLLWH; the protein is encoded by the coding sequence ATGACGGCTCTGCTGGTCTTTTTACATCTTGTCGCCGCGGTCATCTGGATGGGTGGTATGGCGTTCATTCTGTTTGCCATGCGGCCCGCCGCTTTCGCCCTGCTTCAACCGCCTGTGCGCCCGCAGTTCATGCTGGCGACACTGCAGCGCTTCTTCCCTCTCGTCTGGCTCAGCATCGCGGTGATTTTGATTTCGGGATTGATCATCATGCTGCAGGTCGGTTTCGCCCAGGCCCCCGTGGGCTGGCATGCGATGCTGGGCATCGGCCTGGTGATGATGGCGGTCTTTGCACACATTTACTATGCACCGTTCCGCCGCGCGGGCCAGGCCGCTTCCAGGCAGGATTGGCCCGCGCTGGGCCGCGCGCTGGAGCAGATTCACCCCTTGGTGGTGCTCAACTTTACGCTGGGCTGGATTGCGATTGCGGTTGTGCTGCTCTGGCATTGA
- the waaF gene encoding lipopolysaccharide heptosyltransferase II, with protein sequence MTRVLLIAPQWIGDAVMAQPLVALLAARGEQISAIGLPGVAPVLRAMPGVSEVIEAPFAHGQLDFALRRRIAKPLRGAGFQRAYILGNNLKSRLVPWLARIPQRIGYTGEARGLLLTDRFEADEPARVRAASEPMALSPVSCRVPRPQSQGRPDMREHYAALAQVDGASSPVSIPEPTLHISPDEAEAVRRRFGLPPRWIALCPGAEYGPAKQWPVAHYAALAIQARQAGYAVAVLGAPRDAAAGAEIATQAPGSVNLCGATRLADAIALLASCSGAVSNDSGLMHVAAALQRPTVGVYGSTDPRHTPPAAHHSATLWLHLDCSPCFQRTCPLGHLDCLKHISPDAVWCELARLMSAAAPH encoded by the coding sequence ATGACCCGTGTTCTGCTGATCGCCCCGCAGTGGATCGGCGACGCGGTGATGGCCCAGCCCTTGGTGGCTTTGCTGGCTGCCCGAGGCGAGCAGATCAGCGCGATAGGGCTGCCCGGCGTGGCTCCGGTATTGCGGGCCATGCCGGGGGTGAGCGAGGTCATCGAGGCGCCGTTCGCGCATGGTCAGCTCGATTTCGCGCTACGCAGGCGCATCGCAAAGCCATTGCGTGGTGCGGGTTTCCAGCGGGCCTACATCCTCGGCAACAACCTCAAGTCGCGCCTGGTGCCGTGGCTGGCACGCATACCGCAGCGCATTGGCTATACCGGCGAAGCACGCGGACTGCTACTGACCGATCGGTTTGAGGCGGACGAGCCCGCTCGGGTGAGAGCAGCCTCCGAGCCGATGGCGCTGTCGCCCGTGTCCTGCCGCGTTCCCCGGCCGCAGAGTCAGGGCCGACCGGACATGCGCGAACATTACGCCGCGCTGGCGCAGGTTGACGGCGCGTCCAGCCCGGTTTCGATTCCGGAGCCGACCCTGCACATTTCTCCAGACGAGGCCGAGGCGGTGCGCCGCCGGTTCGGTCTGCCGCCGCGCTGGATTGCCCTCTGCCCCGGCGCGGAATACGGCCCGGCCAAGCAATGGCCGGTCGCGCACTATGCCGCCTTAGCCATCCAGGCGCGACAAGCCGGTTATGCCGTTGCCGTGCTCGGCGCCCCGCGGGATGCTGCGGCCGGAGCCGAGATTGCCACGCAGGCGCCGGGCAGCGTGAATCTTTGCGGCGCCACGCGGTTGGCAGACGCCATTGCCTTGCTCGCCAGTTGCAGCGGTGCGGTGAGTAACGATTCCGGTTTGATGCATGTGGCCGCCGCACTGCAGCGCCCGACCGTGGGGGTGTACGGCTCGACCGATCCGCGCCACACGCCTCCTGCGGCACATCACAGTGCAACGCTCTGGCTGCACCTCGATTGCAGTCCGTGTTTTCAACGCACCTGCCCGCTTGGGCATCTGGACTGCCTCAAACACATCTCGCCCGATGCGGTCTGGTGTGAGCTGGCGCGACTGATGTCTGCTGCCGCACCCCATTGA
- a CDS encoding zinc-finger domain-containing protein, whose translation MSAIPKPDMPVVELKAKDLPAYCPNPSMPIWSSHPRVFIDVTHGEAACPYCGTRYRLAEGEVVHGH comes from the coding sequence ATGAGCGCCATTCCCAAGCCCGACATGCCCGTGGTCGAACTCAAAGCCAAGGATCTGCCGGCCTACTGTCCCAATCCTAGTATGCCGATCTGGAGCAGCCATCCGCGCGTATTCATCGACGTGACGCACGGCGAAGCGGCCTGCCCTTACTGCGGCACCCGCTACCGTCTGGCCGAAGGCGAAGTGGTGCACGGCCATTGA
- a CDS encoding branched-chain amino acid transaminase produces MVMPTSMSDRDGKIWMDGQLVEWRDAKVHVLTHTLHYGCGAFEGVRAYKTDQGTAIFRLRDHTERLFNSAKILRMEIPFTIEQAMQAQIDVVKANGFDSCYIRPLTWIGDKKLGVSPRGNTIHLMIAAWPWGAYLGEEGLTRGIRVKTSSYTRHHVNITMCNAKAVSNYTNSILANLEVTGDGYDEALLLDPQGFVSEGAGENIFVVREGVLYTPDLSSGALNGITRKTVFAICEDLGLTIKEKRITRDEVYIADEAFFTGTAAEVTPIRELDGVTLGPGYRGPITERIQNAFFDIVGGRNPKYAGWLSAV; encoded by the coding sequence ATGGTCATGCCCACATCCATGTCGGATCGCGACGGAAAAATCTGGATGGACGGCCAGTTGGTGGAGTGGCGTGATGCCAAAGTCCACGTTCTGACCCACACCCTGCACTACGGCTGCGGCGCCTTCGAGGGCGTGCGGGCTTACAAGACCGACCAGGGCACGGCCATCTTCCGCCTGCGCGATCACACCGAGCGCCTGTTCAACAGCGCCAAGATTCTGCGCATGGAGATTCCTTTCACCATCGAGCAGGCTATGCAAGCCCAGATCGACGTGGTCAAGGCCAACGGTTTCGACTCCTGCTACATCCGTCCGCTGACCTGGATCGGCGACAAGAAGCTGGGCGTTTCGCCGCGCGGCAACACCATTCATCTGATGATCGCAGCGTGGCCGTGGGGCGCCTATCTCGGCGAAGAGGGGCTCACGCGCGGCATTCGCGTCAAGACCAGTAGTTACACCCGCCACCATGTGAACATCACCATGTGCAACGCCAAGGCGGTGAGCAATTACACCAACTCCATTCTGGCGAATCTGGAGGTCACGGGCGACGGCTACGACGAAGCGCTGCTGCTCGACCCGCAGGGCTTTGTGAGCGAGGGCGCGGGCGAGAATATTTTCGTCGTGCGCGAAGGCGTGCTCTACACCCCCGATCTTTCTTCGGGCGCGCTCAACGGCATCACGCGCAAAACCGTGTTCGCCATCTGCGAAGACCTAGGCCTGACCATCAAGGAAAAGCGCATCACCCGCGACGAGGTTTACATCGCTGACGAAGCCTTCTTTACCGGCACGGCGGCCGAAGTCACCCCCATCCGCGAGCTCGACGGCGTCACCCTCGGCCCTGGGTATCGCGGCCCGATCACCGAGCGCATCCAGAATGCTTTTTTCGACATCGTCGGCGGCCGCAATCCCAAGTACGCAGGCTGGCTGTCTGCGGTTTGA
- the tpx gene encoding thiol peroxidase gives MATTHLHGNPVPTSGELPAKGSKAPDFRLTDKDLADRTLADFAGKRKVLNIFPSIDTPTCAQSVRTFNARASDKPDTVVLCISADLPFAQARFCGAEGLDKVVNLSEMRDRSFAQAYGVGIAGGPLAGLCARAVVVLDKDNTVLHTELVNEIAHEPNYDAALAAL, from the coding sequence ATGGCCACCACCCATCTGCATGGCAACCCCGTTCCCACCAGCGGTGAATTGCCCGCCAAAGGCAGCAAAGCCCCCGACTTCCGCCTGACCGACAAAGACCTGGCCGACCGCACCCTGGCCGACTTCGCGGGCAAGCGCAAGGTGCTCAACATCTTCCCGTCCATCGACACCCCGACCTGCGCGCAATCTGTGCGCACCTTCAACGCTCGCGCCAGCGACAAGCCCGACACCGTGGTGCTGTGTATCTCGGCCGATCTGCCGTTTGCCCAGGCCCGCTTCTGCGGCGCCGAAGGGCTGGACAAGGTGGTCAACCTCTCGGAAATGCGTGACCGCAGTTTCGCCCAGGCCTACGGCGTGGGCATCGCTGGCGGCCCGCTTGCCGGGCTGTGCGCCCGCGCCGTGGTCGTGCTCGACAAGGACAACACCGTACTGCACACCGAGCTGGTGAACGAAATCGCTCACGAGCCCAACTACGACGCGGCGTTGGCGGCGCTGTAA
- a CDS encoding 5'-nucleotidase, with product MPADLNDRLVVAISSRALFDFEEENRVFEQADDAAYMRLQLDRLERPAQPGVAFQLVRKLLAFNTSDAQRDRVEVVLLSRNDPVSGLRVFNSAKHHGTPIERGVFTRGRAPYQYLHALQAHLFLSAEPDDVRAALHAGYPAAQVYPESARASEAHPDEVRIAFDGDAVLFSDEAERVFQTEGLPAFQQHEARKAALPLPPGPFKPLLEALHRLQKASADGSTPMRLRTALVTARSAPAHERAVRTLMHWNITIDEAMFLGGLDKGPFLREFQPDFFFDDQAGHVQSAARHVPSGQVHAAVTRKS from the coding sequence ATGCCTGCCGATTTGAACGACCGCCTGGTCGTGGCGATTTCCTCCCGCGCCCTGTTCGATTTCGAGGAGGAGAACCGCGTGTTCGAGCAGGCCGACGACGCTGCCTACATGCGGCTGCAGCTCGACCGGCTGGAGCGCCCGGCGCAGCCCGGCGTGGCGTTCCAACTGGTACGCAAGCTGCTGGCCTTCAACACCAGCGACGCCCAGCGCGACCGGGTGGAAGTGGTGCTGCTGTCGCGTAACGACCCGGTGTCCGGGTTGCGGGTGTTCAATTCCGCCAAACACCACGGCACGCCCATCGAGCGCGGCGTATTCACGCGGGGCCGCGCGCCCTATCAATATCTACACGCTTTGCAGGCCCATCTGTTTCTGTCGGCCGAGCCAGACGATGTTCGCGCTGCGCTGCACGCCGGCTATCCGGCGGCGCAGGTTTACCCCGAGTCGGCGCGTGCGTCCGAGGCGCATCCCGATGAAGTGCGCATCGCCTTCGACGGTGACGCGGTGCTGTTCTCCGACGAAGCTGAGCGCGTTTTCCAGACCGAAGGTCTGCCCGCTTTCCAGCAGCACGAAGCCCGCAAGGCCGCGCTGCCGCTGCCGCCGGGCCCATTCAAGCCCCTGCTCGAAGCCCTGCACCGCCTGCAAAAGGCGAGCGCCGATGGCTCCACCCCCATGCGTCTGCGCACCGCGCTGGTCACCGCGCGCAGCGCTCCGGCGCACGAGCGCGCCGTCCGCACCCTGATGCACTGGAACATCACCATTGATGAAGCCATGTTTCTTGGCGGGCTGGATAAGGGGCCGTTCCTGCGCGAATTTCAGCCCGATTTTTTCTTCGACGACCAAGCGGGACATGTGCAATCCGCCGCGCGTCATGTGCCCTCGGGGCAGGTACACGCCGCAGTCACGCGCAAGTCCTGA
- the gspF gene encoding type II secretion system inner membrane protein GspF yields MPAYRFTALDTAGAEQSGVLESDSARGARTLLRSRGLIPLQVEGIHEEAAQASGRRFARRVFNNQERTLFTRQLAGLLVSGLPVEKALAALAEDADRAEIGNLLSNLKSEVSAGHSLGDALAQYPREFKPIYRALVSAGEDSGDLGLVMERLSDYLEDQQALRGKLVQAFAYPAIVVLVAVTVVVLLLTYVVPQVVGVFQGAHQKLPLLTLGLIAVSDFMRAWGWLILIVLAVGAVVFAQAMKLPGPRLAFDAMMLRSPLFGRLIRGINTARFASTLGILGAAGVPILRALQAAADTLSNSLLKADAEEAIALVREGATLAQSLALHKRFPPVLITFIRLGEQTGTLPQMLDRAAVQHAQEVQRRAMTLTTILEPLLILVMGGMVLLIVLAVMMPIIQMNNLVK; encoded by the coding sequence ATGCCCGCCTACCGTTTCACCGCCCTTGACACCGCAGGCGCCGAACAGTCCGGCGTGCTCGAATCCGACAGCGCCCGCGGCGCCCGTACCCTGTTGCGCAGCCGCGGGCTCATTCCGTTGCAGGTCGAAGGCATTCACGAAGAAGCGGCGCAGGCCAGCGGCCGCCGGTTTGCGCGCCGGGTGTTCAACAACCAGGAACGCACCCTGTTCACCCGCCAGCTCGCGGGCCTGTTGGTGTCTGGCCTGCCGGTGGAGAAAGCCCTTGCCGCCCTGGCCGAAGATGCTGACCGCGCCGAAATCGGCAATCTGCTTTCCAACCTCAAAAGCGAAGTCTCAGCTGGTCACAGCCTGGGCGACGCGCTGGCTCAGTATCCGCGCGAATTCAAGCCCATCTACCGCGCGCTGGTGAGCGCGGGCGAAGATAGCGGCGACCTGGGTCTGGTGATGGAGCGGCTGTCCGACTACCTCGAAGACCAGCAGGCGCTGCGCGGCAAGCTGGTGCAGGCCTTCGCCTATCCGGCCATCGTGGTGCTGGTGGCCGTCACCGTGGTGGTGCTGCTGCTCACCTACGTCGTGCCACAGGTGGTCGGCGTGTTTCAGGGCGCGCACCAGAAGTTGCCGCTGCTCACCCTCGGCCTCATCGCCGTGTCCGATTTCATGCGGGCCTGGGGCTGGCTGATTTTGATCGTGCTCGCGGTTGGCGCCGTCGTGTTCGCGCAGGCCATGAAGCTGCCGGGGCCGCGTCTGGCGTTCGACGCCATGATGCTGCGCAGCCCGCTGTTCGGACGGCTGATCCGCGGCATCAACACCGCGCGTTTCGCCAGCACCTTGGGCATTCTGGGTGCGGCGGGCGTGCCCATCCTGCGCGCGCTGCAGGCCGCTGCAGACACGCTGAGCAACAGCCTGCTCAAGGCCGACGCGGAAGAGGCCATCGCCCTGGTGCGCGAGGGCGCAACGCTGGCGCAGTCGCTGGCGCTGCACAAGCGCTTTCCGCCCGTGCTCATCACCTTCATCCGATTGGGCGAGCAAACCGGCACGCTGCCGCAGATGCTCGACCGCGCCGCGGTGCAGCATGCGCAGGAAGTGCAGCGCCGCGCCATGACCCTGACCACGATTCTGGAGCCGCTGCTCATTCTGGTCATGGGCGGCATGGTGCTGCTCATCGTGCTGGCCGTGATGATGCCCATCATCCAGATGAACAACCTGGTGAAATAA
- the gspE gene encoding type II secretion system ATPase GspE, with product MSVRHPLPYTFCRDQAVLAEDDGQGVELWMCEATRPAALAEVQRQHVLCAVHRTTAEDLQARIGAAYAARDGSAASVISEVEGDVDLGRLMQDIPAVEDLLEAADDAPIIRMLNVLFTQAAREGASDIHIEPYETASVVRFRVDGTLREVVRPNKALHGALISRIKILSQLDIAEKRLPQDGRIALRIGGRTLDVRVSTLPCAHGERAVLRLLDKSAARLNLRAVGMAPDMLDHFDALIRAPHGILLVTGPTGSGKTTTLYSALSRLDASTTSIMTVEDPIEYDLPGIGQTQVNARIDLTFARALRAILRQDPDVVMIGEIRDFETAQIAIQASLTGHLVLATLHTNDSVSAVTRLTDMGVEPFLLASSLLGVLAQRLVRQLCPACKVPSPDGQGFVPVGCPACNHTGYTGRTGVFELFEVDDGLRAAIHARASEAELRRLAQATGMRNMRQDGQRYIDTSITSLAELLRVTRD from the coding sequence ATGTCCGTGCGTCATCCCTTGCCCTATACCTTCTGCCGCGACCAGGCGGTGCTGGCCGAAGACGACGGCCAGGGCGTCGAACTCTGGATGTGCGAGGCCACGCGGCCCGCGGCGCTGGCCGAGGTGCAGCGCCAGCATGTGCTGTGCGCGGTGCACCGCACCACCGCTGAAGACCTGCAGGCGCGCATCGGCGCGGCCTACGCTGCCCGCGATGGCAGCGCCGCGTCGGTCATCAGCGAAGTGGAGGGCGACGTCGATCTGGGCCGGCTGATGCAGGACATCCCCGCGGTGGAAGACCTGCTCGAAGCCGCCGACGACGCGCCCATCATCCGCATGCTCAACGTCTTGTTCACCCAGGCCGCGCGCGAAGGGGCTTCGGACATTCACATCGAGCCCTATGAAACCGCTTCGGTGGTGCGCTTTCGCGTGGACGGCACGCTGCGCGAAGTGGTGCGGCCCAACAAGGCGCTGCATGGCGCGCTGATTTCGCGCATCAAGATTCTTTCGCAGCTCGATATCGCCGAAAAGCGTCTGCCTCAGGACGGCCGCATCGCCCTGCGCATCGGCGGCCGCACTCTCGATGTGCGCGTGTCCACCCTGCCTTGCGCGCATGGCGAACGCGCCGTGCTGCGCTTGCTCGACAAATCGGCGGCGCGGCTGAATCTGCGCGCCGTGGGCATGGCGCCCGACATGCTCGACCACTTCGATGCCCTCATTCGCGCGCCGCACGGCATTTTGCTGGTCACCGGCCCGACCGGCAGCGGCAAGACCACCACGCTGTACTCGGCGCTGAGCCGACTCGATGCCAGCACCACCAGCATCATGACGGTGGAAGACCCGATCGAGTACGACCTGCCCGGCATCGGCCAGACGCAGGTCAACGCCCGCATCGACCTCACCTTTGCCCGAGCTCTGCGCGCCATCCTGCGGCAAGACCCCGACGTGGTGATGATCGGCGAAATCCGCGATTTCGAAACCGCGCAGATCGCCATTCAGGCCTCGCTCACCGGTCACCTCGTGCTCGCCACACTCCATACCAACGACTCCGTCTCGGCCGTTACCCGCCTGACCGATATGGGCGTCGAGCCCTTTCTGCTTGCCTCTTCGCTGCTGGGCGTGTTGGCGCAGCGGCTGGTGCGCCAGCTCTGCCCGGCCTGCAAAGTGCCGTCGCCCGACGGCCAGGGTTTCGTGCCTGTGGGTTGCCCCGCGTGCAATCACACCGGCTACACCGGACGCACCGGCGTGTTCGAGCTGTTCGAAGTGGACGACGGTCTGCGCGCCGCCATTCACGCCCGTGCCTCCGAGGCCGAGTTGCGCCGCCTGGCCCAGGCCACGGGGATGCGCAATATGCGCCAGGATGGGCAACGCTATATCGACACCAGCATCACCAGTCTGGCCGAGTTGCTGCGCGTGACGCGTGATTGA
- the gspD gene encoding type II secretion system secretin GspD, which produces MHPDLNPNSHARSGISRRIGRVVALLLVPLLMLQPVMAQAPSGMAGKTDQAKRSANGDLTINLVNADIASAVQAVAAATGRNFIVDPRVKGQVTIQFEKPVPPQKVFQALLTQLRLAGFAVVEHDGVFQVVPEADAKLQSGPVGVGLAPSRIPGRGDQVVTQIFQLRNASASSLLPVLRPLISPNNTINVSPSGNALVVTDYADNLKRIARIIAALDVPTGTEVTVVPLTYAVASDLAPTLQKLIDMQTVTSSGPGTPGVQAAVAGSGAMRAVILPETASNSLIVRATNGAQLAEIEQMIRRLDRPQNDQDNIHVVYLRNANAADLARTLRGVLAAQGTGSAAGGQSQVKPQGGSQSMSGGSNNSNSSSYGSSGATSPGLGQAPEFAATSSDSTVTLPQGGTVYADNSLNALIINAPQPVYMQLRRVIERLDVRRAQVYVEALIAEVDANKAAQLGIQWQAIAGSAGNQNAIIGGSNYGTGGSNIINLQAAISGGGSSAATALASGSLAIPNGLNIGILHNVAGMATLGLLANFLQTQDGANILSAPNLMTLDNEEAKIVVGQNVPFVTGQYAQTGSSATVTPFQTIERKDVGLTLKVRPQITAGGAIKMDVYQEVSSISSTTNAAGIITNKRSIQTAVLVNDGQTIVLGGLMQDNVSQNNSKIPGLGDIPGLGALFRSNSRTAQKTDLMVFLRPIVVRTEDQGNALSQQRYDTMRGMQDRAQLPAQFGMPEMPGPVLPSLQGDTGAAPTPPMSLGAASSAAAAPSPTSLAMPPAAPGAANALQSLQAKSKADATVVELGFSQPLAAPPTAFTLSDPIRLVLDFQGAHSQLSSKTQSFDLGPLQSASVVDDQGKTRVIFNLTQTTRYVTEVQGKQLRVILTPQH; this is translated from the coding sequence ATGCATCCCGACTTGAACCCCAATTCTCATGCCCGCAGCGGGATCAGCCGCAGGATCGGCCGCGTGGTGGCCTTGCTGCTCGTTCCTTTGCTCATGCTGCAACCGGTGATGGCGCAGGCGCCCTCAGGCATGGCGGGCAAGACCGATCAAGCCAAACGTAGCGCCAATGGGGATCTCACCATCAACCTGGTCAACGCCGACATCGCCAGCGCGGTGCAGGCGGTGGCCGCGGCAACTGGGCGCAACTTCATCGTCGATCCGCGGGTGAAGGGCCAGGTCACTATTCAATTCGAAAAACCGGTGCCGCCGCAGAAAGTCTTCCAGGCGCTGCTCACGCAGTTGCGCCTGGCCGGCTTTGCCGTGGTGGAGCATGACGGCGTGTTTCAGGTCGTGCCCGAGGCCGACGCCAAGCTGCAGAGCGGGCCGGTGGGCGTCGGGCTGGCGCCTTCTCGCATTCCCGGTCGTGGCGATCAGGTGGTCACGCAGATCTTCCAGTTGCGCAATGCCTCGGCCAGCAGCCTGCTGCCCGTGTTGCGGCCCCTGATCTCGCCCAACAACACCATCAACGTCAGCCCCTCCGGCAATGCGCTGGTCGTCACCGACTATGCCGACAACCTCAAGCGCATCGCGCGCATCATCGCCGCGCTCGACGTGCCCACCGGCACCGAAGTCACCGTCGTACCGCTGACCTACGCGGTGGCCAGCGATCTGGCGCCCACGTTGCAAAAGCTCATCGACATGCAGACGGTCACCTCGAGCGGCCCGGGCACCCCCGGTGTGCAGGCAGCCGTCGCTGGCAGCGGGGCCATGCGTGCGGTCATCCTGCCGGAGACGGCCAGCAACTCGCTCATCGTGCGGGCCACCAATGGCGCACAACTCGCCGAGATCGAGCAGATGATCCGCCGCCTCGACCGGCCGCAAAATGATCAGGACAACATCCATGTGGTCTATCTGCGCAATGCCAATGCGGCCGATCTGGCGCGCACCCTGCGCGGGGTGCTGGCAGCGCAAGGCACGGGCAGCGCTGCGGGCGGGCAGTCGCAGGTCAAACCGCAGGGGGGATCGCAGTCGATGAGTGGCGGCAGCAACAACAGCAACTCATCTTCTTATGGGTCGTCCGGCGCCACCAGCCCGGGGCTGGGCCAGGCGCCGGAATTCGCCGCCACCAGCAGCGACTCGACGGTAACCTTGCCGCAGGGCGGCACGGTTTATGCCGACAACTCGCTCAATGCCCTCATCATCAACGCGCCGCAGCCGGTTTACATGCAACTGCGCCGGGTGATCGAGCGGCTCGACGTGCGCCGGGCGCAGGTTTATGTCGAGGCGCTGATCGCCGAGGTCGACGCCAACAAGGCGGCGCAACTCGGTATTCAGTGGCAGGCCATCGCCGGCAGCGCGGGCAATCAGAATGCCATCATCGGCGGCAGCAATTACGGCACCGGCGGCTCGAACATCATCAATCTGCAGGCGGCCATTTCCGGCGGCGGCAGTTCGGCGGCAACGGCGCTCGCCAGCGGTTCGCTGGCCATCCCCAATGGCTTGAACATCGGCATTCTGCACAACGTGGCGGGCATGGCCACGTTGGGTCTGCTGGCGAACTTTCTGCAGACGCAGGACGGCGCCAATATTCTTTCCGCGCCCAACCTGATGACCCTCGACAACGAAGAGGCCAAGATCGTTGTCGGCCAGAACGTGCCCTTCGTCACCGGCCAGTATGCGCAAACCGGATCGAGCGCCACCGTCACGCCGTTCCAGACCATCGAGCGCAAGGACGTCGGCCTGACCTTGAAAGTGCGGCCGCAGATTACCGCGGGCGGCGCGATCAAGATGGATGTCTATCAGGAGGTGTCGAGCATTTCCAGCACCACCAACGCGGCGGGCATCATCACCAACAAACGCTCCATCCAGACCGCCGTGCTGGTCAACGACGGCCAGACCATCGTGCTCGGGGGGCTGATGCAGGACAACGTGAGCCAGAACAACAGCAAGATTCCGGGCCTGGGCGACATTCCCGGGCTGGGCGCGCTGTTCCGCTCCAATTCGCGCACGGCGCAGAAGACCGATCTGATGGTGTTCCTGCGGCCTATCGTGGTGCGCACCGAAGATCAGGGCAACGCGCTGAGCCAGCAACGCTACGACACCATGCGCGGCATGCAGGACAGGGCGCAACTGCCCGCGCAGTTCGGCATGCCCGAGATGCCGGGGCCGGTGCTGCCGTCCCTTCAAGGCGATACGGGGGCAGCGCCCACGCCCCCCATGTCGCTGGGCGCAGCCAGCAGCGCTGCCGCGGCGCCCTCGCCCACGTCCCTCGCCATGCCACCCGCTGCGCCCGGTGCAGCCAATGCCCTGCAGAGCCTTCAGGCGAAGAGCAAGGCTGACGCGACCGTGGTGGAACTCGGCTTTTCTCAGCCCCTGGCCGCCCCGCCCACCGCATTCACCTTGAGCGATCCGATTCGGCTGGTGCTCGATTTTCAGGGCGCCCATTCGCAGCTCAGCAGCAAGACCCAGAGCTTTGATCTGGGGCCGCTGCAGTCTGCCAGCGTGGTTGATGACCAGGGCAAGACCCGGGTGATTTTCAACCTGACTCAGACCACGCGCTACGTCACCGAGGTGCAGGGCAAGCAACTGCGCGTCATCCTCACGCCGCAGCACTGA